GGCTTCTCCGTCCTTAGGCGGAGGAGCACGTTTCATTCCGGATAATTAGGCTTTGTCCCGGTAGATTTTCCGGTATGCGGCCGGCGTAAGGCTCTCGAACTTTTTGAACGTCTTGATAAAATAACCCGCGTCGGCGAAGCCCAGCTCGTCGCTGATCTGGTTGACGGACAGATCGGTTGTCTCGAGCAGCTCTTTCGCCCAGCCGATCTTCAGATGCGGGACAAACACCGAGAAATTCTCGCCCGTCTCCTTGGTGAAAATCCGGCTGAAATAACTCGGACTGACATGGCATAAGGCAGCCATCTCCTTGAGGTCCGCATTCACGTGCTTATGGCGGTAAATATAATCAAAAGCCGGCTGCAAAATAGAGTTGCCTGCCTGGTAGACGCTGGCGGAATTCTTCAGCTTTTTCTCAATCAGCGTATTGGACAGCTCGCTTTGCAGCGCTTGAATATGCTCATAAGAGGAATCAATCGTATGCACGAGAGCAGCGGCCGGATTTTCCCTGGACAAGGAGTCCCGGTACATCTGAAGCATATCGCTCTTGCGGATCGCTTCCTCCACGATATAGTTGCACAGATGAAACAGCATATCTGCGATTTTTTCGACTTCCTCGAAAGACAACACCGGCAGCGACCGGTAATGCTCCTGCAGAGCGTTAAACTTTTTATCCGTCTCCACGTTGGGAGGCCTTGTCACGATCTGCTCAATCGGCACTTCGGGATCGCTCAGCTTCACCTGTCCCGCCATAACCGCGCCAATATATTGATTATCCACCACAATCGGAATCGCTATATCGAGAATTTGAAAATGGCATTGATAAATATAAGGCTTGTTCGAACGGACCGCCTCGAGTCCCCCTCGCGCGTCGCATTTCTGGCAATAGGACGATAACGTGGAGTCCTTCCGCACCTCGCGGCAGAAAGCCTGGCATTCGCTATGCTTGGAAACGGGGTTACCCTTGTAATCAACCGTAATGATCGCCATCTTCGTTACAAGAGACATGGAATCCTGAAGCTTGTGCCATTTGTCGATATCCATAATTTGTTTCAGATCATATCTTGCGTTCATTGTGATCGCTCCAAACCTGAAGAGATAACTATATTATACTAGAACTCGTTGCTAGGACAAAATAGTACAATTCCAGGAAGGATTGAGCATAAAAACACCATCTTAATCTGCTTTATTTTGCGCTTATCGTACAATGCTTCCTCCCGCCTCCTAATTTTATAATGAGAGTAGTCGGTAAGCTGCGGCTTGCCATGGCTCATGCTTACGAAGTATGAATTACCACATAATAAACCTTGTATGACAATTCATTTCAGGAGGTTATTCAAAATGAGAAAAGCATTTATCAGCCCAAGCAAATACGTTCAAGGTGAAAACGAACTGCTTAACCTCGGCTTTTTTGTTCAATCGTACGGCGATTCCGCCCTTCTTATTGCTCATCCCGAAGATGTAAAGCGCGTAAAGGACAAGCTGGACTTTACTTCTAATAAATTCAATATTACGCTGGTTGAAAGCGGATTCCGCGGTGAATGCTCCCGTGAGGAAATCGCCCGGCTGAAAGAGCTTGCCCGCGAGAAAAACTGCTCCTGCACGATTGGTCTCGGCGGCGGCAAAGCAATCGATACCGCTAAATGCGTGGCCGAAGGCGAAGCGCTTATTATCGTTCCGACGATAGCCGCGACCGATGCTCCAACAAGCCATTCCGCGGTTATTTACACCAATGACGGAGCTTTCGAGGATTATGCTTACTTCAAATCCAGCCCTAGCGTTGTTATGATCGACACGACCGTTATTGCCAATGCCCCTACCCGCTTCCTCGTATCCGGCATGGGTGACGCGCTGTCGACTTACTTTGAAGCAAGAGCAACTTCCCGCTCCTTCTCCAAAGTAAATGCCGGCCTGCCTAACGGCGTACATGCCGGTGCGGCGCCAATTGCCCGCGGAACCAAAGCGGCGCTTGCGCTCGCGAAGCTCTGCTATGAGACACTCCTCGAGGACGGCGTGCAAGCGAAATTGGCATCCGACAGCAACAAAGTAACGACGGCGCTTGAGAACATCATCGAGACCAACATCCTGCTCTCCGGTCTTGGCTTCGAAAGCGGCGGCCTTGCGGCAGCCCATGCGATCCATAACGGTCTGACCGTGCTAGAAGGCACGCATCACTATTTCCACGGCGAGAAGGTTGCCTTCAGCACGATTGCGCAGCTCGTTCTGGAGAATGCGCCGAAGGAAGAAGTAAACGAAGTTCTTGCATTCTGCGCGGCGGTTGGACTGCCTGTATGTCTTTCCGACATCGGCGTAGACAGCATTACGGATGAGGAGCTTGCCCAGGTTGCGGCGCTTGCCTGCATCCCGGAAGAATCGATTCATGCTATGCCATTCCCGATTACGGAGGAAGCTGTAGCCGCTGCGATCATCGTTGCCGATCAGCTCGGCCAGGCTTTCAAACAAGGAAGGAAGTCGTAAGATGAAAAAGATCATCAATCAGCCGGAGACGCTTGTCCGCGAGATGTGTAACGGACTTGCAATGGCTCATCCAGGCCTTGAATTCAACTCCAAATATAAAGTCATGAAGAAAAAAGACATCAATGCCGCCAAAGTGACGCTGATCAGCGGCGGCGGGAGCGGCCACGAGCCGGCTCATGCCGGCTTTATCGGCAAAGGGATGCTGGATGCGGCAGTCTGCGGCGACGTATTCGCCTCCCCTTCCCAAATTCAGGTCTATCAGGCGATTAGGTCTACGGCAAGCGAGCAAGGCACGCTGCTTATTATCAAGAACTACAGCGGCGACATGATGAACTTCAAGAACGCCGCTAGTCTTGCGGCGGAAGACGGCATTCAAGTCGGTTATGTCAAAGTAGACGACGACATTGCCGTTGAAGACAGCCTGTATACGGTGGGACGCCGAGGCGTTGCCGGTACGGTGCTTGTCCACAAGATTGCCGGTGCGGCGGCGGAAGCGGGACGGAGTCTCGCCGAAGTAAAAGCTGCGGCCGAGAACGCGATTGCCCATGTCCGCAGCATCGGGTTTGCTTTTACCTCCTGCACGGTTCCGGCGAAAGGCACGCCTACGTTTGCGATTGGCGAAGACGAAATGGAATATGGCGTTGGTATCCACGGCGAGCCTGGAATCCGCAGAGAGAAGCGGATTTCCGCCGACGAGCTGTCGCAGCGCATGGTTTCGGAGCTGCTTGCCAGCTTGGGCATGAATGCCGGTTCCACAGAGGAAGTTGCTGTTCTGGTCAACGGCTTTGGCGGCACACCGCTACAGGAACTGTACCTGCTGAACAACGCCGTCATGCGTGAGCTGCACGAAAAAGGCATTGCCGTTAACAAGGTGTTTGTCGGCAACTACATGACCAGCATCGATATGGCAGGTGCATCCCTGTCAATCATGAAGCTGGACGAGCAGCTGAAGCAGCTGCTGAACGAAGAATGCGATACGCCTGCTTTCATCGTGCGCGGCGGTGCCTCGGAGAACGTGTCTTACGTGGCATTGGAGGAACAGGCGGCAATCGCAGAGAACGTGTCTTACCGCGTAGAAACCGGCGAAGAGTATGCCGTAGTGGAGAACGGAAAGCTGTCCCTTCGCAACATGACT
This region of Paenibacillus sp. JDR-2 genomic DNA includes:
- a CDS encoding PocR ligand-binding domain-containing protein, with product MNARYDLKQIMDIDKWHKLQDSMSLVTKMAIITVDYKGNPVSKHSECQAFCREVRKDSTLSSYCQKCDARGGLEAVRSNKPYIYQCHFQILDIAIPIVVDNQYIGAVMAGQVKLSDPEVPIEQIVTRPPNVETDKKFNALQEHYRSLPVLSFEEVEKIADMLFHLCNYIVEEAIRKSDMLQMYRDSLSRENPAAALVHTIDSSYEHIQALQSELSNTLIEKKLKNSASVYQAGNSILQPAFDYIYRHKHVNADLKEMAALCHVSPSYFSRIFTKETGENFSVFVPHLKIGWAKELLETTDLSVNQISDELGFADAGYFIKTFKKFESLTPAAYRKIYRDKA
- a CDS encoding glycerol dehydrogenase, with translation MRKAFISPSKYVQGENELLNLGFFVQSYGDSALLIAHPEDVKRVKDKLDFTSNKFNITLVESGFRGECSREEIARLKELAREKNCSCTIGLGGGKAIDTAKCVAEGEALIIVPTIAATDAPTSHSAVIYTNDGAFEDYAYFKSSPSVVMIDTTVIANAPTRFLVSGMGDALSTYFEARATSRSFSKVNAGLPNGVHAGAAPIARGTKAALALAKLCYETLLEDGVQAKLASDSNKVTTALENIIETNILLSGLGFESGGLAAAHAIHNGLTVLEGTHHYFHGEKVAFSTIAQLVLENAPKEEVNEVLAFCAAVGLPVCLSDIGVDSITDEELAQVAALACIPEESIHAMPFPITEEAVAAAIIVADQLGQAFKQGRKS
- the dhaK gene encoding dihydroxyacetone kinase subunit DhaK encodes the protein MKKIINQPETLVREMCNGLAMAHPGLEFNSKYKVMKKKDINAAKVTLISGGGSGHEPAHAGFIGKGMLDAAVCGDVFASPSQIQVYQAIRSTASEQGTLLIIKNYSGDMMNFKNAASLAAEDGIQVGYVKVDDDIAVEDSLYTVGRRGVAGTVLVHKIAGAAAEAGRSLAEVKAAAENAIAHVRSIGFAFTSCTVPAKGTPTFAIGEDEMEYGVGIHGEPGIRREKRISADELSQRMVSELLASLGMNAGSTEEVAVLVNGFGGTPLQELYLLNNAVMRELHEKGIAVNKVFVGNYMTSIDMAGASLSIMKLDEQLKQLLNEECDTPAFIVRGGASENVSYVALEEQAAIAENVSYRVETGEEYAVVENGKLSLRNMTYLIDKMSEIIIENEVPFCELDSHAGDGDFGMSVAKGFKQLKAEWKDIAGESKDIGSFLHACSLIIMEHCGGASGPIWGSAFRAGGKYAEGKTELTVAEVAELLDAVVKGIQATGERSFGRGAVVGDKTLIDALIPYAQSWKSAAEAGTELKSAGIAAADAAVEGAKQTETIVARMGRAGTVGERSIGYPDAGAYALGVIFTGLSVVLK